GATCACAAGTGGCATCTTCTCTAATTGGTGCTGCCCATCTTTACTGGGTGCAGACCGCCATGATGATTTTCTCCAGACACCACTTGTCTCTTCCTACACTTCCTTCCTGCCAATAACTTAATACCGCTCTGTGGCCCTAAAAGGTAATATTTCCCCATATGTGGCCCTTTTAACttacagtgccccctctgtggcctatAAAGCATACAGTGTTTACGCCAACCCCTGAAATGTATAGTGCCCACTCTGTGTATGCCCCTCCACCGAACATCCGCAGAGGTGGAGCAAGTCTCTTTGTCACTCATAGTCTTCCTGGTCCACATTATGCTTTCCTCAGTGCAGAAGCTGATTCCTACTGTCTATCCTACTCTCTGTAAAGTACTAGCAGATAGAGGTTGAAATTAGCTTCTGCACTGAGAAGAGCAGCATCCAGATGGGCCGGACTATTGTGGACAATGAGATTTGTGTATCTTTTGCAGACTCTTAAAGAGGGCCTGGTGAGTCAGCCATGGAACAGGAGGCTTGTCCATTTGGCCTTGAGCCCCATAGCAGTCAAGTATTCTGCCTACATTTGTGCCACACCACTGTTGTTGGCTAACATCAGCAGCTACTGATTGTGATCTGTTCTTGGTTACtaattacattttgctacatgacTTGTAATTTGTTTGGACATATGTATATTGTAATGTTATAAAATAgcaatatacattttttaagcTTCATATTATTCAGAAAATAGTAAAATTAGTTTCATTCTTTGCAGATGACGGTACTGGGAGTTCAGAGGGATGTATAATAgctgcagattgtaaagcagaagattgtgATATCACACAAGAAGCATATGAAGAAGCTGCCGTTATCCCAAAGatcccctcagcccttcacagcaaagatcagaAAGATCAGTCATCTGCTCCTCTTATACAGTGTGTTCCAGCACAGACtgataagcagaagaaaagtcacagaaggggaaaataTCAACGAGCTCACACAGtgaagaagccatattcatgttcagaatgtgggaaatgtttcacagcaaaatcaaatcttgttatacATATGAGGAGTCACACGGGGGAcaaaccattttcttgttcagaatgtgagaaatgcttTACTCAGAAAGCTAattttgttacacatcagagaattcacacaggggagaagccattttcttgttcagaatgtgggaaatgtgtgacaagtaaatcagatcttgttaaacatgagagaattcacacagggcagaagccattttcttgtttagaatgtgggaaatgtgtgACAAGTAAATCAgaacttgttagacatcagagaattcacacaggggagaagccatttccttgttcagaatgtgggaaatgtgtgacaaataaatcagatcttgttaaacatgagagaattcacacagggcagaagccattttcttgttcagaatgtgggaaatcttttacaaGAAAATCAGAACTTGTtatacataagagaattcacacaggggagaagccattttcttgttcagaatgtgggaaatcttttacaaGGAAAGCAACTCTTGTCACACATCAGAgacttcacacaggggagaagccattttcttgttctgaatgtgggaaatcttttacaaGGAAAGCAACTCTTGTCACACATCAGAgacttcacacaggggagaagccattttcttgttctgaatgtgggaaatgttttacattgaAACCATctcttgttgcacatcagagaattcacacagaagcGAACCTTTTTACTTGTactgaatgtgagaaatgttttacaatgaaatcacttcttgttagacatcagagaattcacacgggagagaagtGACTTCCTTATTCCaattgtggaaaatgttttacactGAAATTAAATCTGGTTAGCCATCAGTGAATTTATAAAGATAGATACGAGCCATTTTCTTGCACAGTCAGAAAAGTGATTTATCCATAAGTCAGCTCTAACTCCACATCAAGGATCTCACAGAGGAAAGCATTTTCATGttcaaaaactcacaacttctTGAACATCAAATAACTCATACAGGGAGATAGCCACTTTTTAAATATGATAAGTGATCCATTGATAAgtaacgacgaaacgcgttgcacagtgATGCTTGTTTTATAATAAAGGAGCGATTTTCTTTCATGGAATACATCCGTTCCCTGGAGTAATTCTTCTATAATGTTTGGGAGTTATTTTTATAGTGGGTCCCACTACATAGTGAGACCCAGCAACTCAGCGGCTCTCCGGATTTAGCCCTTCTGGATTGGACGAAGCGCGGGGAACACAGCAATCTATTTATTATAGGCCTACTTGGACGTGGAGGTGATAGTGGAGTCTATCCAGGCTCTACTATTCACCGGGTGAGTCCAACATTTGCTATTTTTATCTATCCTTATTCAAGCAATTTTGCTCTTAACTTCAGGAGCGCCATCCTAACACATATAATTTGTTTTTCCTTCAAACATATAAGGCTGAAAGTTCTGTCTTATAAGCTCGCCCCACGATGTTAGGGTCTGTTTAAAGTGTTGGAGAGAATTCATTCTGTTTGTTACCAGCTGCGACTCCCACCCGCCCTGCGTATCCCCAACTCCTATGtcttgttagcgcaattttcgctatccGATATACTGTGCGTGCCAAATTAGATAGGAGTAATGTacagagcctttcaaagaccacacgtctgaccatcatgtgtcccaaaagagtctgtctttattcacgcacgtaaagtttaaataaaatttcaacacaggaagtgaagtaatttaggatacagttacattatttagtgagctgataggtcattctcagagggaggtatttgtgaggtagcttgtgatgtcatccatctgggaggaacttcagtgagcacgctcagttcattcttgaatttggtctcatgagagaagaacatcctgtttctcctctctgcttgtccaagacaaagacattcctagataggttcctgccagttagaaccagtttgaccagtttatggacacaaagcactgctccgtcagttcttgtggaggtggaggtgggggggggggcgatgttcccttcccccagaggatttGATTAGAAAACAATATAGCATCAACACCAACCTTTATaacctcctgggaaaaagaactatgTATTAACCATTCCACGAAGGAAATTAATCTAATCCTAAAGACTGCCTTTGGCTTTTCCTCCTGCATCATCTCACAAGTACCACACTATTAACTGGATCGTTGGTACAGGTCATAGAAAGAGACCGGAGGGAGAGGTTAGTTCAGTCAGGAGAGGAGTCAGAGGAGTACAAAATAGGAGTCAGGTCAGATGTCCCTGTGAAAAGAGAGAAACTGatgttagtcagtcagtgagtcatctGCTAGACAGAGAAGATATTTAATGTACTAGAGAGTGCAGTGAATGCAGAGTGTAGAAGCCGGCATAAGAATAGAGAGATGGAAGGGAAATAGTGAGATAGATCAGTTAgtgagtgcagcagagcagtcagTGCTAGTATTAGAAAGAGTGTCCATAGACTAGTCATAATCTGTTGGTCAGTTTTAGTGAAAGATGGCAGTACAGTGGAGCTTGCCTGTAGGAGTTTTCATAGGGACGCAGTTGTGGCATAGTGAGGAGAGGGTTAGTGGCAGTGAAAGCTGTTGGGATGTCGAAGGAGTCCAGAGCCCTGCGTATTCCTGTCAGGAGTGTCACCAGATGCTGTGGCGAGTTGCAGCTGCTGCAGCAGagtgacagcgctgatccctggGAAAAAAGAGTTTGCGATCACCCGAAGGGGAATAAGTACCACCAAAAACCCCTTGCCATACGCCATCCATTATCAATATTTTCAGGGAGGCTGTTTATGTCAGGAGGCCCCTCTGGCAGTGAATCCCCCTCACTCCGCTGCCCCCCGGGGCCCttcgaatcttttcgccccaagtaggcagttactcgaaaaaagtgatgcttgttcgagtaattgctctaaacgaggatgctcgctcatctctaatcgctgtaGATTGACTATACTGTACACCAAGTAAATTTCTGCAATAATCtctatcataaaagaaaaataataaataattacATTTATCTTACTAAACCCTGGTTTGGTGTGCCTTATTTATTATTGTCTTCACCCACTACATGTCGTGCTGTAAAGCACTGGCATCACGAACAAATTAGTAGAAATAGTAAACCTATTCCGCAACACCACTCATTTATCATGCCATGCGTTGGCCATTGCTGCGGATCTTGCCAGCCAAACGCCAGTACACAGCCACCAGTATAGGAAGAAGAAAGCAGACCACAGTCACTATAACCGATCACCCCTCCACATCTGCACTATTATCACTATCACTATATATTTACCTCTAATGATCACAAGTGGCATCTTCTCTAATTGGTGCTGCCCATCTTTACTGGGTGCAGACCGCCATGATGATTTCCTCCAGACACCACTTGTCTCTTCCTACACTTCCTACTTGCCAATAACTTAATACCGCTCTGTGGCCCTAAAAGGTAATATTTCCCCCGATTTGGCCCTTTAAACttacagtgccccctctgtggcctatAAAGCATACAGTGTTTACTCCAACCCCTGAAATGTATAGTGCCCGCTCTGTGTATGCTCCTCCAACGAACATCCGCAGAGGTGGAGCAAGTCTCTTTGTCACTCATAGTCTTCCTGgtccacattaaaggggttgtctcgcgcagaaacgtttttttttttcaataggcccctagTTTGGCaagagacaaacccaagggatgggtttaaaaaaaaaaaatatatatatatatattacttacccgaatccccgctctgcgacttctttcttccttctccaagatggctgccgggatcttcacccacgatgcaccgcgggtcttctcccatggtgcaccgtgggctctgtgcggtccattgccaattccagcctcctgattggctggaatcggcacacgtgacggggcggagatacgatgacgacgcgggaccagctctccggcacgagcggccccattcaccaggcagaagaccgcacagcgcaagcgcgtctaaaaacgccagaagacagcaaaattagacggagccatggcgacggggacgctagcaacggagcaggtaagtgaataacttctgtatggctcataattcatgcacgatgtatattacaaagtgcattaatatggccatacagaagtgtatagacccacttgctttcgcgagacaacccctttaagctttcctCAGTGCAGAAGCTGATTCCTATTGTCTATCCTACTCTCTGTAAAGTACTAGCAGATAGAGGTTGAAATTAGCTTCTGCACTAAGAAGAGCAGCATCCAGATGGGCCGGACTATTGTGGACAATGAGATTTGTGTATCTTTTGCAGACTCTTAAAGAGGGCCTGATGAGTCAGCCATGGAACAGGTAGGCTGTCCATTTGGCTTTGAGCCCCATAGCAGTCAAGTATTCTGCCTACATTTGTGCCACACCACTGTTGTTGGCTAACATCAGCAGCTACTGATTGTGATCTGTTCTTGGTTATtaattacattttgctacatgacTTGTAATTTGTTTGGACATATGTATATTGTAGTTATAAAatagcaatatatattttttaagcttCATATTATTCAGAAAATAGTAAAATTAGTTTCATTATTTGCAGATGACGGTACTGGGAGTTCAGAGGGATGTATAATAGCTGCCAGTtgtaaagcagaagattgtggtatcacacaagaaGCATATGAAGAGCCTGCCGTTATCCCAGACatcccctcagcccttcacagcagagatcagtcatCTGCTCCTCTTATACAGTGTGTTCCATCACAAACtgataagcagaagaaaagtcacagaaggggaaaataTCGACGAGCTCACACAGtgaagaagccatattcatgtccagaatgtgggaaatgttttacagcaaAATCATATCTTATTACACATACAcggagtcacacaggagagaagccatattcatgttcagaatgtgggaaatgtttcacagtaaaatcacatcttgttatacATATGAGGAGTCACACGGGGAcaaaccattttcttgttcagaatgtgagaaatgcttTACTCAGAAAGCAACTCTTGTCACACATCAGAgacttcacacggggcagaagccattttcttgttcagaatgtgggaaatcttttacaaGGAAAGCAACTCTTGTCACACATCAGAGacttcacacagggcagaagccattttcttgttctgaatgtgggaaatgttttacattgaAACCATctcttgttgcacatcagagaattcacacaggagcgaaGCCTTTTACTTGTACTaagtgtgagaaatgttttacagtgaaatcaaatcttgtttcacatcagagaattcacacaggagcgaaGCCTTTTACTTGTactgaatgtgagaaatgttttaaacaaaaagaacatcttgttagacatcagagaattcacacaggagagaaatgACTTCCTTATTCCaattgtggaaaatgttttacactGAAATCAAATTTGGTTAGCCATCAGTGAATTTATAAAGATAGATACAAGCCATTTTCTTGCACAGTCAGAAAAGTGATTTATCCATAAGTCAGCTCTAACTCCACATCAAGGATCTCACAGAGGAAAGCATTTTCATGttcaaaaactcacaacttctTGAACATCAAATAACTCATACAGGGAGATAGCCACTTTTTAAATATGATAAGTGAACCATTGATAAgtaacgacgaaacgcgttgcacagtgatgcttgtctatatatataaaattgaatgtatgtctgtctgcgtgtctgcgtgtctgtttgtcctttatgcgctactacaccattcatccgatcgccatgaaactttgggaagttgttaagtacactcctgggaagattataggcatagtacaaatatcctacgataaatggcgcgcgagcgtcgtcgaaagttacgcccccccccacgtagatcgaataagtaagccacctgctattgtgatgtcatcactgatgtcatcaacatcggacgcccttgaacatgccccaacatgttctataaagctgcattgtgatgtcattaaggctctattatgacacgtacagcttggaaccactagagcacgacagccaattaccattggagttggaagtgggtaaacaagtactaggatatcttcctaagaagccacagcagccggataaattgtatgttccacccaacggctattttattcagcccgcaagggggaagcagcggcctacaaaatctaattctctcatttcctgatgtcatagatagatagatagatagatagatagactgtatgcaataaccctgatagatagatagatagatagatagatagatagatagatagatagactgtatgcaataaccctgatagatagatagatagatagatagatagatagatagatagatagatagatagactgtatgcaatgacacgtacagcttgaaaccataaatactagagcacgccagccatttacagtcagtctccattggagttggaagtgggcaaacatgtactaggccagtgatggcgaaccttttagggaccgagtgcccaaactacaacccaaaacccacttatgtatcgcaaagtgccaacacgtcagggggcggggcttatcacaacgtatgattttacccccgtcgttctaaaaaggacacggctgtttcagaatagaccgggtgcagattctgactgctttttggacgcggaaatactgcagaatgtcctcagcggagatttctgtggaaaattctgcagcatttccgcatctaaaaagcagtcaaaatctgcacccggtctattctgaaagagccctgcccatttctgccacatgtacacataccccagcggtaatagtgacaccttcaccccagcgataatagtgacatcccacagcagtaataatagtgacactccccccattagtaataagagtgacatac
This region of Eleutherodactylus coqui strain aEleCoq1 chromosome 5, aEleCoq1.hap1, whole genome shotgun sequence genomic DNA includes:
- the LOC136629030 gene encoding gastrula zinc finger protein XlCGF26.1-like isoform X2, yielding MEEWEYLEGHKDLYKEAMMETRQPLPSPDDGTGSSEGCIIAADCKAEDCDITQEAYEEAAVIPKIPSALHSKDQKDQSSAPLIQCVPAQTDKQKKSHRRGKYQRAHTVKKPYSCSECGKCFTAKSNLVIHMRSHTGDKPFSCSECEKCFTQKANFVTHQRIHTGEKPFSCSECGKCVTSKSDLVKHERIHTGQKPFSCLECGKCVTSKSELVRHQRIHTGEKPFPCSECGKCVTNKSDLVKHERIHTGQKPFSCSECGKSFTRKSELVIHKRIHTGEKPFSCSECGKSFTRKATLVTHQRLHTGEKPFSCSECGKSFTRKATLVTHQRLHTGEKPFSCSECGKCFTLKPSLVAHQRIHTEANLFTCTECEKCFTMKSLLVRHQRIHTGEK
- the LOC136629030 gene encoding gastrula zinc finger protein XlCGF26.1-like isoform X1, whose amino-acid sequence is MEEDRKKMVKRMLNLTMEMLFKFTGEDYTVVKKTFSDSCCTPVYDEQRRPLSPAVEPSPHPIICEDINVQEILELTNKMIDLLIGEVPIRCQDVAVYFSMEELEYLEGHKDLYKDAMMETRQPLPSPDDGTGSSEGCIIAADCKAEDCDITQEAYEEAAVIPKIPSALHSKDQKDQSSAPLIQCVPAQTDKQKKSHRRGKYQRAHTVKKPYSCSECGKCFTAKSNLVIHMRSHTGDKPFSCSECEKCFTQKANFVTHQRIHTGEKPFSCSECGKCVTSKSDLVKHERIHTGQKPFSCLECGKCVTSKSELVRHQRIHTGEKPFPCSECGKCVTNKSDLVKHERIHTGQKPFSCSECGKSFTRKSELVIHKRIHTGEKPFSCSECGKSFTRKATLVTHQRLHTGEKPFSCSECGKSFTRKATLVTHQRLHTGEKPFSCSECGKCFTLKPSLVAHQRIHTEANLFTCTECEKCFTMKSLLVRHQRIHTGEK